In the Endozoicomonas sp. SCSIO W0465 genome, GATTCTGGATGTACAGCCTCCTGGAAAGAGCCGTGACAGAAAAGACTGGTGATTCCCCTATGAAAATCAAACTGGCCAATCCCCGTGGCTTTTGTGCAGGTGTGGACCGTGCCATTGAGATCGTCAACCGGGCGCTTGATGTTTTTGGTCCCCCTATTTATGTCCGTCATGAGGTGGTCCACAACAAGTTTGTGGTGGAAAACCTGAAAGAGCGCGGGGCAATCTTTGTCGACGAGCTGGATCAGGTGCCTGATGATGTCATCGTTATCTTCAGTGCTCACGGTGTTTCCAAGGCGGTAGAGGATGAGGCGGAACGTCGGGGCCTGAAAGTGTTTGATGCCTCCTGCCCGCTGGTGAAAAAAGTTCATATGGAAGTAGTGCGCTACTCCCGCGATGGTATGGAGTGTGTCCTGATCGGTCATCACGGTCATCCGGAAGTGGAAGGTACTATGGGACAGTACGACTCAAGAAACGGTGGGGCCATGTATCTGGTTGAGAACGAAGACGATGTTCGTGCTCTTGAGGTAGCTGACCCTTCCAGGCTGGCTTACGTTACCCAGACAACACTCTCCATGGATGATACGGCCAGGGTGATTGAAGCCCTGCGGCTCAAATTCCCGGAGATACAGGGACCACGAAAAGACGACATCTGTTATGCCACCCAGAACCGGCAGGATGCGGTAAAGATTCTGGCGGAGCAGTGTGATCTGGTATTAGTGGTCGGTTCGGTTAATAGTTCAAACTCCAATCGCCTGCGTGAACTGGCCGAGCGCACAGGCGCTGAAGCTTATCTGGTGGATAATGCCGAAGATGTTAAACCGGGATGGCTGGTGGATAAAGCATCCATCGGTATCACTGCCGGTGCATCGGCACCGGATATTCTGGTTCAGGGTGTTATCGAGCGGTTAAAAGAGCTTGGGGCAAAATTACCAGAAGAGCTGGATGGTAAAGAAGAAAATATCGTCTTTACCATGCCTAAAGAGCTGCGTTTGAAAACGATTGCTGATTAATTGGTA is a window encoding:
- the ispH gene encoding 4-hydroxy-3-methylbut-2-enyl diphosphate reductase: MKIKLANPRGFCAGVDRAIEIVNRALDVFGPPIYVRHEVVHNKFVVENLKERGAIFVDELDQVPDDVIVIFSAHGVSKAVEDEAERRGLKVFDASCPLVKKVHMEVVRYSRDGMECVLIGHHGHPEVEGTMGQYDSRNGGAMYLVENEDDVRALEVADPSRLAYVTQTTLSMDDTARVIEALRLKFPEIQGPRKDDICYATQNRQDAVKILAEQCDLVLVVGSVNSSNSNRLRELAERTGAEAYLVDNAEDVKPGWLVDKASIGITAGASAPDILVQGVIERLKELGAKLPEELDGKEENIVFTMPKELRLKTIAD